ACgcccacaataaataaaaacgcacacctaaaaaaaaaaaaaaaggttgaacaAATTCTTTGTGGTATGGTTGCGATGGAGGTGAGGCTTCACTCGAAAGAAAGATGGCGACGTCACAAGAATTTAATGAAAGCGGCATCACAATGCTCCCCTTACATTTCAGagcttgaaaaataaatacatgagcGACCCATTCTTTCTGACTCCAAAGGGGAAGGACCCAAGCTCTTCAACGACACAATAGGGACCACCGGCCCCACGACTCTGGTCCTAAAACCCTCAAGTCCCCCCACCCTTTTAGTGCACTTTTCAACCGCCTACTTAAAGCTTAAAGTGAAAGGAAAATAGGTAGTGGCGTGTCCAAGCGTTAAAAGAAGACAATAGTAGGGTTTGGATTCCAGAACCGGCAAAAGGCAGCTCCACTTACTCCCAATTTAACCTTCCAAAATCAGTGGTTCCCACCAAGACGGTTTCTGTCAGACCTCATGGTCACCTACACtcaaaaaaagcaacatgggTGTCTGCTTTATCAACAAAATGTAACATGTAGTTTCTgctatatttattcatgtttagtGGTTAGACATTTTTCAATCATGTAGTTTTAACATGACAAGCAAAATCCTTAAAACTACTTGATCGCTTTATGTCAGCACAACCTAATGGGTTCAGATTGGAATCCCATTTGCAATACCTCTCCCGAGCAAGAAGGTGGCAGTAACACGTGACAGGCCCTATTCATCAGCTAAGGTAGCTTCTGGTGGAGAAGCGCCATAGCAGAGAGTTGGGGAGCTAGGCTATACCGCCTCACGACCACGACTTCTTGCATCCATCAAAAGTTAAACCATCCCTGGTGGAGAAAGATCTCAACTGGTAAGTTCATTTTCCCTTTTCATTCTGTGATCTTTCTTTCGTTGTTTTATGTAATTTAGATAATTATGACTGctagtttttgtgttgttaccTTTTAGCTAAAACTAAAAAATTGCTGCCCATTGTTAAACACCACATAGACAACACATACTAGACGAGCTAAAGTAAGTTTATTGGTAGGTGGGAAAAATGAACTATTGTAAGACAATGTGCTGTTCACATGCCTGTAAAAATTAACTTGTCAATTACAGATAAGGTTAAAAACGGCTGAAGCTAAAGTGGTCATGTTAGGCTGAAGTGCACGTTCACTTGCGTGCACGGAGATGATCATTTTGTCCTCCCAAATGTATGTGCAGGTGTATGATAAAATAGTAGTTTATGGACgtatttattgacattatttcacATAAATCACAAGTTTCTTGATAGAGCAGCAAGCCAGATTATACATTCATATTATGCAGAATGAAGACTATCCCAGCTCCTTGTAAGGTTTTTTCATCCCCAAAAATGTGTAAtcaaatattaatgttaatttgtGTGGGTGTATGAATGGTGTGTTCCTCTATGTATTTTCtgaacaaatattattatagtgATGTTTCTTGAGGCAATTATTTGTATAACCCCAATTATTgcaacaaatatgaaatatttttcaaagcAGTCAAGCTCATTTTTCAAGTACTGTtacttaacatttatttaatttttatagaacagcattatttttttatttgagaaaTATGTCAAACTGTGAAGaaaaattcataactaataaaAACCGCATGATTATGTATTATTTCAGCTTTTTATTAACCATTGACATGTGTTGATTGTTAGTCACTAAACTAAAGCTGACCTGTCCTTCTCACTCTTGTCTCAATTTATTCCAGGAACTTGATACTATGAAGATGTCCTGTGTCACAAACTAAAAAGGTCTCCTGTTCAAGTTCACCTCCATCTGCCATCCACCTGCAAGGGACTGGTTCTTCAGCTTCATCAAACCAAAGAGTTACTGTAAAGAGGGCGTGTCATCAGCCAGTCTCAGGCTCATGACAGAGTACTTTAAGTTCATACATTTAGTGGCAATCAAGTCAAGATATGCTTTTCTTGTCTGTCATCGTTTGCCTGTTTTGAAGaatagtcattttacaaatcaagtctgttttgtgtttttttagagtttattttcctttttaaaagttTTGTCTCAGTTTAACTTTTTGTTGACTGAACTTTAAGATTTGTCAAGTCAGGATTAAATAACTGGTGATATTTTACCTTTTAAAGTTGTAGCTGTACCTACCCTGTACAAATAAGATACCCATAATCATATAGAAATTAATGGAACCAAAGGAAAATAAGTCAGCTTCTACTTTAGTAAATATGTTAAAACAACCTATACAATTAAGGTGGATTTAAACATTGTAATGGTGACACCAATACTTAACAGACATGTTCACTCAACATATTTGCAATTAGTTGGttcaataaaattgtaattgggTGGAAATTCTTTCcataattttattacattcaCCCAACAAATTTCTTTGAGTGTACTGCCCCGAGTCTTTGGATGGGAACAACGTCACCGTGGAACGTTATGGATAGTTCATTTAAACTTTAATCCGAGATGCCAGTCCAACAAATTTAGGATTCAGCACATTAAGATTCCCGGAAGCAGCAAGAACATTTTTCAGAATCTGCTATCATCATTTGAGTTGACTTTGGCTTTCACTAAAATCGCCTTTTGGTCCAAAGGTGATGTGGAGTAAAACTGCTTAATTGTATCATTAATGTTGTTAAATAGAAGACACCACATTGTGGAACCACACCAGTGgacacatttacatttcatttggTGGAGTTTTTTGctgatttaaatgtaaaaaaattattgaagtGTGTACATTGATTAttcattacccccccccccccacacacacacacacttttgaaataaaacacatttgtcaTTGTGTCATAATACAACACACCACACTTTGACAGCACCTTCCATGCTGACCTGATTTGAATGCAGCTCAAAGTTCAACCCGCAGAACACGCATGGCCGACAGGTGTCACGGAAAGCACGTAAACGCAACACCATAATGACTTTAAATGAGTAATCCGGCACCACTTCATGGGATTGTCTCGTCTGCTcgctgcagggggggggggcaaagaacCCGAACTGACCAACAACTGCGATAATTATTcttttgtttaaaagaaaaacaataacttCAATGTACCTAAATTAACGGACGTTCGTCCGGAGATGGTGCAAAGCTTACCCGGCGCAAGGTGCCTGCGTGTGGGACTTGAATGAAAATCGGTGAATCCTCCTCACGCTCCGGTCGGCGAACTGACTTTGACTGCGGGATCCAGCAAGGGGTGTTCTTAATCCACTTTCGAGGTCCAAAAAGCCCAGGCAGGTCGGGTTTTGGTCTAGCAATAGAACTCCTCTTTGTACTAGTCCGCCTGAGCTACAACTTGTGGAGCGTCGCACATGCGCAATGGATGTCGAACGATTAGCGAGCTCGGCCCGCCCCTATGCTATCCCAGAGGTCATATATAGCAGCATAGGTGTAGCATACCTGTTGTTAAAATGAACAATTTTACTCAAATTCTATCATCTAACCACTTTTATCTTTCTGATAGTATATTAATGAAAGTAAGTACAGCAAGAAACAGGCGTCTTCAATGGGAGTCCTTGCTAGGAGTAGCTAAACTAGTGTCAACTTTTGACTAACTTAAATTGAGCACCAACAGTTTAAGATACCTTTAACAATAGGTAACGTGAAGCATTTTGATAACTATCCAACCTTACAATACAGTGGGGTTTAAATGAGCTAAACTTCAACAGGATAAACTTCAACTTCCGCCCAATTGGCCTTCGATGATTATTGGATTTCTCCTCCGCCACAGAATGTAGTTCCATTGCTTCGACCCAATTTGAAGTATAGGCGCATTAATATAACATGTactgttttcttttcattttctgtttttgaacaaatgaacaatGAAGATAAGTACTGCTGCCTCTCAGGTGTAAGATCATGTAACAACATTCacacttttaattaatttactttTACTTACGTTTACTTACTTGGTCTTCGTTTAAATCGAAGCATTGTTTAAATGCCCGCGGTTGCCATCTTGTGGTTGTTTGATGCAATTGCACCTGATTTTGTAGTCCATTTGTAGTTTTTAGACTGTGACCGGAAGTAGCTGTTGTTATCAAATGATTAAATatctataaatgttgttttggCCTTTCATGGTGATACATATAACATTTTAGATACTACTTGATACACACATCACAATACAATTATCAATGGagtgtatgtttattattgtgagtGCATATtagtatgtactatgtactgtgTACAAGTCTTGTAAAGTAGCAAAGTAGGTAAACGCTTCTGCTAGCACTACTATTTTTAAACTAGTATCATCTGAAACTTATTCAATGGTGTGCAATTGGACCGAATCATTCTGCACTCTTCTCTAAGAGCATTGTCAGCGTGTTTAACAGTTGGACGGGCCAAAAGCACAGCTTCGTTATCAAGTTTGTTTATTGCACAAGCGAGTCTTGTGAAAAGAGTCAATTCAGACGCCTTTTGTCATGGTCACACTCTTAGCTTTATCGCTCTATGGAGAAAAGTTGCTCCAAAAGTGGGGCCGGTGTGTGCTCGCGTCGGCCGCGGGGCCACACCTTCTCCTCCCCGGCGCTTCTGGATTGGCTCTTGGCTGTCTTCACTCCCTCGGCCGAGTTCCGCGTCTCGGCTCATTATTTAAATCCCGCAGCACTTCCTCCTTGGAGATCGAACCCGAGACCGCCGACACCATGTCCGAGCAAGGGGCCTTCGACACCAACGTGATCACCGTGACCCGCTTCGTCATGGAGGAGGGCAGGAAGGCCAAAGGAACCGGAGAACTGAGCCGGCTGCTCAATGCGCTGTGCACGGCCGTCAAAGCCATCTCCAGCGCGGTCCGCAAAGCCGGCATCGCCCACCTGTAAGTACCGGGGCGGTTGGGGGACCAAGGGGTTTTAAAGTCGTTTTTTCAAGAAGTTTGACTATTCCCATCCCGAACATCCACGTTGGCACAGACCAAGCAGGAGAGTCTGGTTTAGCGCACCAATCAGAAAGCGCATACCTGAAAGGCCACGCCCCTACAGCCCAGCCACCAGGCTCATCATGACTAGAATCTCTTACTGCGGAGTTACACGTTATTGTTACTAAAACAGTCCCAGAAAGTTAGGACAGTCAAGTTGAAACCTTGCGAATACTAAGACAAAAAAGTTGGAGTGTATAGACTAAAGTGGAGAAAAAAGTTGACAGCAGTTAAGATTCAGATAATATAGAATTATGCAAGAATTAAGCTGGCATATGATGAGGCAATAAATCGCAAcatgaaaaaatgttgtaatgttttatGTATTATGGCTAAAAAAATTGTAGTACAAAGCCAAAGGGCCCcgttaaaatgttcttaagcccccccccaaataattttatatttttatagaattttttgtagatttaaaaaaagaaatctctgacaaattttatataatagggcaaaaccAGGcaaataagcaagccaataagcaggctaatactagcctactgctactagtactaataatcagaagaagaataatgatgatagtaagaggctaataggctaattaataatataataatgataataaataatataataataaaaataataaataaataataaaaaataataatggactggttttgcagtgtagattgtgtgtacttgtgtaaatgtaatggtggcctaaaacaattgagtatctctactaaatctgtccaaaagtgggaaagttatatccctgttcttgttccttatttgttttttggattttttttttttgtgaatgtctactacattcattctaAGCCCCCTCCGGTCCTCAGAACCTATAGTAACGCCTCTGAGGATAATAAAGTTGCAATgtattatgagagaaaaactCTAAGATTACAAAAAAGATCATTAAAAGTCCATCTAAAAGGCTTGGGAGGAACTAATATgttgtaatatgatgaaaatGAAAGTCGGAACGTGAAAAAATGCCAAGATCGCACAAGCGTTAACTtgtattaggagaaaaaagctCTACTATaacataaattacataaaaggCAGATGAAGTCAGATAAAGTCAACAAAGATGTAACGTTACGAAACTAgtcgggatgtccgatattttttccgatattctttttttgccaaaaacagATATggtgatattgtccaactctcaatttctgataccgatatcagccgctACCGATACTGCAACGTGACGtttctcctgtggtggaatgaacacgtactatgtcttgtatttttatgtgtttaaaaaatccaataccgatatcaactgatatcatTTTCATGCTGATATTTATCGGTattgataattatcagacatccctagaaAGTAGACTTTATTTTATAGATGAAGTCACAAAAGTCAGGGAGAATAAAGACTAAATGAAGAATTTTGGACCGTATTCAAAGGCACTTCCTGGCGGCTAGTAAACATATCAGATAAccgtgtcaatcaaaagtcaaGTTTTGCTTGCGCATCGTGTACCTGCATCCTTATCTGTATTTGTCATCGCCGCCCACGCCAGCTACGGTATCGCGGGCAGCACCAACGTAACGGGCGACCAGGTGAAGAAGTTGGACATCCTGTCCAACGACCTGGTCATCAACATGATCAAGGCGTCTTTCACTTCCTGCGTGCTGGTGTCGGAGGAGAACGACAAAGCCATCATTGTGGATCCTGAGACCAGGgtaaaaaaacatctttggcTGTATTCACTTCCTGGACCTGACCCCCAGTGCCCCTCCTTTTGTAGGGCAAGTATATTGTGTGTTTCGACCCTCTGGATGGTTCCTCCAACATTGACTGTCTGGTCTCCATCGGAACCATTTTCGCCATCTACAGGAAGGTACGGCAATCTTTCCCTGACGTCCTAAAAGGTGAAAAGTCATGTCCACCATCTTTGTCTTCCAGGCCACGGACGACGAGCCGTGCGAGAAGGATGCCCTGCAGCCCGGCCGAAACCTGGTGGCGGCGGGCTACGCCCTCTATGGGAGCGCCACCATGATGGTGCTCTCCACCGGCCAGGGGGTCAACTGCTTCATGCTGGACCCGGTCAGTACACTTGTGGTCGCcaactggccacaacattaggtacagaaAAGGCCGTGTCATTTCAAGCAAAGAATTCCGAATCCATTTCACATACAGTGTGCACACACGTTCACATCATTGGTGCAGCACCGACACGCAAATCCAAATACATTTTGAGGAAATTTACTGTGGATGGAGCTCTACAGTAGATCCATTTTTCTATACTCACATAGGTCATTACATTAGGTGTGGATCCAGATCTGCTAGCGGACCTGTTTCTGATCTGCAACAACTCAAATCGTTTCCAAAAGATTTGGTTTTGATTTGAAATTTGGTGTAAAACCATACGATCCTTTCACTTTTGACGAAAAGATCTGATTCTGATCCAGATCTGGACtacataatatttattcatgactGACATAACTCTGAAATGATTTGGATAAGATGTGGTGTGGATCCAGATCCTTTTTACAACATGGACACAACACAGATTTGGATCGATTCTGGTGTGGATCCAGATCCACTTGTAAATCTGTTTTTGCAACATCTAAAATTGTTTGTATAACCCGAGAATAATTTCACTTTTGATAACGATCCTGGTGTTGTTCCAGATCCATCATCTGTAATACGGAATGGGTATTTGTTGCATACTCAGTAGTTGCAAGATGACTAAATCTGGTGTCGATCCAGATCCTTTGTAATGTGGATATAACTCAAATTATTATCTACAGATTCAGATTAAATCTGTTGTGGTTGCAGATCATTTTTACACCATGGACATAAGTGAAACTGCTGTGAAAGGTTTGGGATCAAATCTGGTGTAGAACCCGATCTACTGCAGATGATTTTGATAATGAGCTTGATTTGGGTGAAATTGGGTGTGCATTGTTTTCCAATTGGGACATAACCTAAAAAGTGAACAGATTTTGATCAAATCTGGTGTAAAACTAGACCTAGATAATTGTGTTATACCTCCAATAGTTaggaacttttttttatatggcCATAACTCAAAAAGCTGTGAACAGATTTGAATCAAATCTGGTGGAGGACCAGATTGAGATGATTTTGTTAATAACTTCATAACTTGTGaacatattttgattgatgtgtgGATACAGATCTGGATCATTTTTCTGATATGAACATACAGTAATGAAACAGCTGTGAACAGTTTTGGATCGAGTTTGTTCTAGAATCTGTTCATGACTATCTCCAATGATCATGAAGCGATTTAGGCCAAATTTGGTTTGGATACAGATATGGATCATTTTCCCTGAGATGCACACAAATCAAACAATTGTGAACATATTTGGATCAAATCTGCTGTAGAACCAGATCTACATGATTTTGATAACATCTCCAACACATTTGGATCAAATTTGGTGTGGATACAGATCTGGATAATTTTTCTGATATGAACATACAGTAACTGAAACAGCTGTGAACCGTTTTGGATCGAGTTTGTTGTAGAACCAGATCTGTTCATGACTATCTCCAATAGTCATGAACAGATTTAGACCAAATTTGGTGTGGATACAGATCTGGATAATTTTTCCAGATATGGACATTACTCAATAATTTGGAAACAGATTTGGATCGAATTTGCTCATAGTAATGAATCATTGAGGTAAAATTTGGTGTATCACAAAGAATGCGATCATGATGATTTTTGTTCTATAACATGAACAGACGTGATTTGGATGGAGATCATATTTGTATCTTGGACATCCTTGACAAAAGTCAGAATGTCCTTAAAAACCAGTGTGAAACCAGTTGCAGACCAATGTAGTCACATCTTTGTGCTCATCAGGCCATCGGAGAATTCATCCTGGTGGACCGTGACGTGAAGATGAAAAAGCGAGGCCAGATCTACAGCCTGAATGAAGGCTATTCCAAATACTTTGAGCCGGCCGTCACCGAGTATTTGCAGAAGAAGAAGTTCCCTCAGGTAATGTTGACATCCTTGCTGACGAAAGAAGCAGGAAGCACACTGTTGAAATTCTTGAGTGAATAAAAACAACTTTGGACTTTAGGACGGCAGCGAGCCCTACGGCGCTCGCTACATCGGCTCCATGGTGGCCGACGTCCATCGGACGCTGATGTACGGCGGAATCTTTTTATACCCTGGCAATGCCAAGAGCCCCCAGGGGAAGGTGAGGTTCTCACGATGAAGGGTTAGAAATCGAAGATCTTGGTTGCAACATCTTCCATTGCTTCGGCCAAATGTCCTCGACATGGCGGTGTGACGTCACATTTCAAGCACCgacttcctcttcctcacaGCTGCGTCTGCTCTACGAGGGAAACCCCATGGCCTTCATCATCGAGCAGGCAGGGGGCGCCGCCTCCACGGGCTTCGAGAACATCCTGGACATCCAGCCGTACAGCATCCACCAGCGGGCCCCCGTGGCCATGGGCTCCTCGGACGACGTGGCGGATTACGTGGCCATCTGCCGCAAGCACGCAAAGTGAGACGTCGGCGCGGGAGAGCTTTCCAACTCCAAAAGTATTTGATTGCGACACTCCTGTTGCTCTCTGAAGGACTTTATGAAGAAAATATGTCCCACCGTGATGCACTGGAAACATGAAGACGTCCCCCACACGACCCCAAgtcaaaaacacaataaatctCACAGGTTGACGTGCGTTGTGTTCTGTGTCGTCCTTTTGCCTTTGCAAAGCATCACTGTTTATGTTAATATTGCTGTGCTGTACTGTTGGGGCTTTAAGAATAATTTGGAgtacatgagaaagtggaaaggaacaCAACACCGCAGCAACAGAAGCAATGTTGGAAAAGCGGTATACACTGAACACACAGAGAACAGTGAATTGAAtgagacagcgccctctgctggatttatGGCGACTGCCGTCTGTTTCCTCTACAGAAGCGCCATCAAACGGTAGGGATTCTTTTAAAAAGGCGACATCGCCCACTAGTGGCCTGGCGAGCATATGCCAGCCTCTTGTTGCTGTAGGTCTAGCCATGGACGGCTCCAAGAGGCAAACTTCCTGTTGTGCTGGGTGGGTTTGTTCATGTAAGCCCCATCGGCTGACACCTGACACCAAGACACACGTGTGCACGGCCCCCCCACAAATAGAAGCCACACGCACTTCCCTTCTTCCCTCCACCGAGCCAGCACCCTAACCCGAGGCCAACCTCCGCCATGACCGACCAGTCCGCCTTCCACACCGATGTGTGGACCTTGACCCGTTTCGTCATGGAGACGGGTCGCCAGGCGAAGGGGGCCACCGGCG
This DNA window, taken from Doryrhamphus excisus isolate RoL2022-K1 chromosome 4, RoL_Dexc_1.0, whole genome shotgun sequence, encodes the following:
- the fbp1a gene encoding fructose-1,6-bisphosphatase 1a, with protein sequence MSEQGAFDTNVITVTRFVMEEGRKAKGTGELSRLLNALCTAVKAISSAVRKAGIAHLYGIAGSTNVTGDQVKKLDILSNDLVINMIKASFTSCVLVSEENDKAIIVDPETRGKYIVCFDPLDGSSNIDCLVSIGTIFAIYRKATDDEPCEKDALQPGRNLVAAGYALYGSATMMVLSTGQGVNCFMLDPAIGEFILVDRDVKMKKRGQIYSLNEGYSKYFEPAVTEYLQKKKFPQDGSEPYGARYIGSMVADVHRTLMYGGIFLYPGNAKSPQGKLRLLYEGNPMAFIIEQAGGAASTGFENILDIQPYSIHQRAPVAMGSSDDVADYVAICRKHAK